The DNA sequence AAATATTACCTGGAGTAGGATTGGGAGATATCCGCTTTGGAATGCTACCAAATGAAGTGTTTCCAATGTTGGGTAGCCCCAATGAACTTGAGATATATTGCTATTCTGAATTACCAAATGATAAATCTGAGAACTGGCATTACGAAGACTACGAGCTATCAATTGGTTACAACGAGGAGGAAGGATGGAAGTTGGATACGATTTCGGTTAATTCAGCAGATTATCACTTTAAGCAGCTGATTACTATCAATCAATCCTTAAAGGAGGTAAAGTCAAATTTAAGTACCCTTGGTTATGAAAATTGTGAATTAGAAGATTGGTCAAGTAGTGAAAGTCCGGACCATAAGTTACTTATTGTCGATGAGATAGGAATGAATTTTTGGTTTGAGAACGGAAAGCTATCTGAGATACAATGGGGCCCTCTTTTTTTAGAAGAGCAAAATGGAGAAACAGTAATATGGCCAGCAATAGAACGAGTTGAAGGGGCAACCAAACTTGTGGATTTGAAGAAGTATGAAAGTCAATATTTGTTTAGTAAACTTAAATTGCATCTTAATGCTTGGCTTGATAAAATATTCGATAAAAAAAGCAGTAAAGAATATGCTGATTTACAAAAGGACTTCCCTACAGGCACAACAAGAGAGGATTTGACACTAGAAAGCAAAAGCATAAATTATTATTTGAGCATGGAGGATAAAGCGAAAGGTTCAATAGAGGCTAAATCACATTTGTACCACAAAGATGAAGGCACACTAGGGTGGATGTCGGTACATTGGGATGAAAACTTGGCACTCTTGGACGATTTTTTAGTATTAGAATAAAAGCAAGCAAACCAACCAACATGTCCAACAAAGTACTCAAAGACAAAGCCCAACCACTAGGCAACTACCCCCATGTAAAGCGGGTAGGAGACTTCATTTACGTCTCCGGCACCAGTAGCCGTCGGCAAGATAATAGCCATGCAGGGGTTACTATTCATCCTGATGGTCGTGTAGACAAAGATATTCGGGTACAAACCCAAGCAGTGATCGAAAACATTGGCGCGCTACTCAGTAGTATGGGTGCAGGCTTAGAACACCTGATTGACTTGACTACCTTTTTGGTTGACATGGAGGATTTTAAAGGGTACAACGAAGTCTACGGCACCTTCTTCGATCATGCTACTGGACCCACTCGTACGACCGTCGCAGTGCATCAATTGCCGCATCCCAACCTCTTGATAGAGATCAAAGCAGTAGCTTATAAACCACTTTTTTAAAAAAAGACTTCAGCTACTTACCTTTGATTGTTTTCATGCCATAAATAAGCATTCACTTATGCCTGTTAAAGCGTGGTTTTCGACGCATCGCCCCTGTAATAAGTTTGAAAATCACCAGCAATTGTACGAGGGGCTGGTGGCAATGGACAATCAAGCTATCCTTTGTTTGCAGACCAAAGCCTTACCCATGGTAGGGCAGCAGGTGAGCAAGATGGGGATTTCGGGCGAGGAAGTAGAGGAAATTTTGAACCAGAGTACCCTTATTTTTTTACAAAAAATAGAGGAAGGCACTTATGAGTTCAAAGGGCATGCACCTACCACCTACTTGGTGGAAGTTGCAAAACGATTGGCCATGGCTAAGGTGCGACGTAAAAAACCTCAGCATGATTCTCTGGAAGATTACCATGTCCAGCATTTAAGTGAACACGAAGCACTACAGCGTCAGCGCGATGCTGCTGCTTTGGTGACTCGCTTTCTGAACCAATTAGGTGAAGCCTGTGAGCAGGTTGTTCGTTTACACCATATTGACGGTTACAGCGATGATGAAGTGGTCAAAGGGAGAATGACGAACTACTCTACGATCAATTCGTTAAAAATGAAAAGGAGTGCTTGCATGAAAAAACTGATAGAAATTGCGACCAAATGGAAGACATCAAAAAATACCTGAGTGATAACGCCAGCGAGGAGGAGCGCACTGCTGCTGAGCGTTTGAAGGAAGGTTTCTCGGCGCTCCGTATAGAGGGCAAGGTGAAGGCGGTGGCGGCGGCCAGAGCGCGCGCGAAAAGACAACGACGGAACAACACAATTGGCATCCTTTTGGTGTTATTGAGTCTTTCTATTGCTATTGGGATATGGATGGCAAGAAAGCCAGCTGCATCTACTTCATTTACCACAGAAGAACCGGTAGAACAAGAAACAACAACATCACCAATACCCCCAGTGCCAGCAAAGGATCAGCCTGTTATTGATACGCAAGAAAAAGAAGCTCCGACAGCAAGCCCTCAACAAGATGTTCCCACATCGCCACCACCCAGAGAGATTCCAATTGCTCAGGCTGAACTACCGCCACCGCCTTACGGTGCTCCTGACACTTATCTGCGCGGACAAAGTGAGGAAAATCAAGACAAGGCCTTGTTGGACCAACTTTGGTACACTGGTTATCCGCTCACAGGACTCCAGGCTTCCGCACAATACCTCGTCGTTGATGAACACTTAAGAGCGCGCAATTTCACCACCGCTTACGTCCGGCTGCAACGTCTGGATCGACAACTCACCCCTAATGATACCTTACGTTACCTACAAGCTTACACCTTGCTGGAAATGGGGCAGGGAATGGAAGCCCTCGCTTTACTGGATGAGTTGGAACAGCCACCAGCAGCGTGGTTGCCCCAGATCGAATGGTACCGTGGTCTGGCAGCCCTACTGGCTGATGATAAAACCCTGGCCTTGGGAATCTTCCGGGAAATTGCTAAAAAAATCAACCACCCTTACCAGTTACAAGCGAAGAAGGCTTTGAGACTTTACCAATAATGGGCTGTTCTAGTTGATCTTTGGCTATCCTCGGAGCAAAAACAGGATACGGAAGACTTTAAAAGAAGCCTGAATCAATATTTTTATTTAGGGAAGGTCAACCAACAACCCTCAACCCTCTCTGCACATTACCCTTCATAAGCTACCACTTACCCTGTTGGTCTTCTAATCCTGTGCTGTTTCGAGCAGTTTTGCCTTGTCAACAGAACAAAAGGCAATGCAAAAAAGGATTAAGATTGAACTTTGTGATAATAAATTAAGCGAGCAGGTGATTGCTGAAATGTGGGCCATTTACCAGCCATTTTATCATTATTCAGAGCAAAGCTTTCGCGAACGGATTGAGCGTAATACCCATTATGCGCTTTATCGACAAGATAGCCGTATTGTTGGTTTTACGGGTTTGCGTATACAGAAAATCAATTTAGTTGATGAAAAATTCCTGACGGTTTATTTCGGCCAGACCGTAATCACCAACCAGGTAAGAGGTTGTGGCCTGATCAATCGTACCGGGCTGCTATTGATGGTTAAATTCTGGCGTTCGCTATTGAGCCGTAAGGTTGTTTTTTGGGCGGATGCACTTACCTATCGTGCTTACCTTGTTTTTGCCAAGAACCTACAAGAATGTTACCCTCGTCGGCACCAACTCCTTCCCTTGCAGATGAGAAATTTGCGGGATTATCTAGGGTACACCAACTACGGTGATCGCTATTGCCCTTCAACGGGTACGGTTGCTAAAGACCTTTTTCTGGTCAATGATCCACAGATGATCATTGCGGAGGAAAAACTACAGGATCCTGATATCTACCTTTTCGCGCAAGCTAATCCCGGTTATTTACGAGGATCTGGATTGCTGACCATGGGGCCAGCCACCTGGGAGAATTTTGCTTTTATGATAAAAAAGGCATGGAGCAAAAAGCGAGAAATCAATGCGCGAGTTACTTCACCAATTGCCCTAGAACCCGAATACGCTGAATAAGATGCAAATACAAAAAATCGCTTTTCACCAAGTACAAATCCCGCTGAGGGTACAATTTGCGCAAGCAAATCAACAGACGCAATGCTCCAATTCGGTGATTGTCTGCGTTCAAACCAGTGAAAAAAGCATCGGCTTTGGAGAGTGTTGTCCACGCACCTACGTGACGGGTGAAGATGTGGACAGCGTAAGCGCTTGTCTTGCCGATTGGCAAGCAGTTTTGCCAAGTATATCATTTGTCACCTTGGAGGATATTGCCAGCTGGACAAGCTACCAACTCAAAAAGGGCAGGGGCCCCGCTGCTGTATGTGCCATAGAACTTGCTTTGTTGGATGCCTGGGCCTGGGAATACCAAAAGGACTTGGCACAGGAACTTGGCGCTACCAAGACGATGGAAGAGATCAGATACACGGGCGTCCTCCCGCAGGGCAACTGGGCCAAACTTGGGCCTGTCGTTGAGCATTTAAAGTTTGGTTCGTGGAAATTTAAAGCTTACACTGAAATTGCACCTAACGTACAACGCATCAGAGCCATGAAAGCCCTCATGG is a window from the Lewinella sp. LCG006 genome containing:
- a CDS encoding RidA family protein, with translation MSNKVLKDKAQPLGNYPHVKRVGDFIYVSGTSSRRQDNSHAGVTIHPDGRVDKDIRVQTQAVIENIGALLSSMGAGLEHLIDLTTFLVDMEDFKGYNEVYGTFFDHATGPTRTTVAVHQLPHPNLLIEIKAVAYKPLF
- a CDS encoding RNA polymerase sigma factor; the encoded protein is MPVKAWFSTHRPCNKFENHQQLYEGLVAMDNQAILCLQTKALPMVGQQVSKMGISGEEVEEILNQSTLIFLQKIEEGTYEFKGHAPTTYLVEVAKRLAMAKVRRKKPQHDSLEDYHVQHLSEHEALQRQRDAAALVTRFLNQLGEACEQVVRLHHIDGYSDDEVVKGRMTNYSTINSLKMKRSACMKKLIEIATKWKTSKNT